TGAATAACGAATAAGCCAAATGAGGAACGTTGTCCGGTTTTACTAAGTGCCCGGTCACAGGGCAAAGTGTCTCTTTTACCGCGCCTACATCCATCGCAACTGTCGGAATGTTACAAGCTTGAGCTTCTAGGGAAGAGAGTGGCAAGCCCTCTGAGCGTGATGGAAGACAAAATACATCTAATGAGTTGTAGAATGAGACCATGTCTTCGACCAAACCGAGGAACATCACGCGGTCTGCAACATTCAGTTTTTTAGCTAACTGTTCAAGGGCTTCTCTTTGTGAGCCGTCACCTGCGATAGCGACTTTAATACGTTTTGGAATCAGAGGGAGAGCTTGAATGAGTTGGTCTTGTCCTTTCACCTCTTCTAATCGCCCTGCGCAACCAACGATGAAGTCATTGGCGCTGAGGTTAAATAGACGACGCGAAGCTATTTTTGAAGTGGGGCGGAATTTTTCGCAATCAATTCCGTTGCGTATTGTTGTGATGTTTTTGTAGGAAAATGCTGAGCACAGCTGGTTATAAACTTTCGCTGCATCTGCGACTAGCATAGGTTTCGCAAATTGAAGAGCGATTGCTTGTAAACGTCTTCTCTTGGCATTTTTAAGATGCCAAGCATCGTGCTCTGTATGGATTCGATAAGGAACACTACAAAGGCGAGCAGCATAGCCCGCGTAAAGAAGAGGCCCGATATGGTGGGTGTGAACGACATCGGGTTTGATGTTGCTAAATGCCTTAATCAGAGAAAGCAGAACGTTGAATTGCACACCTGGCTGTTTATCTAGAAACACAATTTGTGAGCGGTACTGTTCGAGCTTTGGCCAATTGTTGATTGAAGAATCACATTGGCCTTCTAAACTGACGATCAGAACTTGATCTTTTGGGTCTGCAAGGCGAAGCAGATCAAGTGTTAATGTTTCCAGCCCACCAGGAGCGAGGTGCTGAACGACATGAATTATTTTCTTTCCTTGTACTTTCATGTGGTACTCCGCTTTCATTATTGTTAGTAAGTGGGTAAGTAAGGGATGTGATATTTCTTACTATTCTCAGCTTTTCATTTTCTACCGTTATATACATAGCAGGTCGCGTGCCAATAAAATTGTTAAATAAATACAGGTACTTAAGTGTTGATGGCTGGTCTTTGACTCTTATTCTCAATTTGAAAATCAAAACGCTTGTCAAGAAATGGCTTTGTGAGAAACCGATTGTTGAAAATGAAATAGCGGAAAATTGAATGGAGAAAGAAACCAAAAACCACCAGTTGAAGCTGGTGGTTTGGTTTAGTGATTTATCAAGGAAACTAGTTCATTTTGGGAATGACGGTAATCACAGGGATACCCAACACTTGTTCAACCTGAGCACTTCCTTTCACTGATGAGTCAAACAGTTCGAAGAGAATTGCTAAGCCTATCCCAAAACCAACCCCTGCGATCAAGCCAGCAATGGCAAAGATGAATGAAGGCATGTTGGATGGGATGCTCGGCGTGTAGGGCAGATCTATAATTTTGACTCGTTTGTTTTGTTCAAAGACACCCAAAGAGCCGGTAAGCTGGGCCATTTCGTAACGCTCAACTAGCTCATCGTAAAGCTGACGCTTGATTTGAACGTCACGCTGCAATCGGTACATCTCTTTGGCGCTTTGCCCAAAGTTGTTTGCTTTGTTCTCCAACTCAAAGATCATCGTTTTCAAGCTTTTAGTTTCTTCTTTTAACGATTCAAAACGCGCACGAACCAGTTGCAAGCTGTGTAATTGTGTTACCAACAGAGGCTGTAGCTCTGAGACGTCGTTAAAGGTGTTACTACTGGCAATGTCCCAAAGCTGGTCGCTGTTCATGTTAGGTTGCTTCATTTCAAGCAAGGTTTTGCGTTCACTCTCTAGTCTGTCTAACTCACGCAGTTTTGCTTGTACGGCGCTATGTTTGTTGGTGTACTTAGCTTGGAGTAAGGTGAGCTCGCTGCGGATATCAATGATCTGGTCCTCGATTTTGCCGATCACTGGATTGGTACGTGAAAGCTGTTGATCCATAGAACCTAAGCTTTTCTTAACACCAGCCATTTCCGCCTCTTTCTCAGACAGGCTCTGTTTGAGCG
The Vibrio pelagius genome window above contains:
- a CDS encoding GumC family protein translates to MNNLKNRLLQILYGAWRQRYVIVIPMLILPIVGLLVANLTPKKYDSHTSMLIQETAKMNPFLEDIAVSTMLKDRINALKTLLHSRHVLYSVAEELKLIDSSMSNIEQEEVINDLSQRLMVTQLGKDFLKISLTSHTPDRMEETLKSVSEHFIAQLLAPERSSIEDSSNFLAIHIEKRREALDQAEQALALYRNNNIESTPEIQSQSLNRLAALKQSLSEKEAEMAGVKKSLGSMDQQLSRTNPVIGKIEDQIIDIRSELTLLQAKYTNKHSAVQAKLRELDRLESERKTLLEMKQPNMNSDQLWDIASSNTFNDVSELQPLLVTQLHSLQLVRARFESLKEETKSLKTMIFELENKANNFGQSAKEMYRLQRDVQIKRQLYDELVERYEMAQLTGSLGVFEQNKRVKIIDLPYTPSIPSNMPSFIFAIAGLIAGVGFGIGLAILFELFDSSVKGSAQVEQVLGIPVITVIPKMN
- a CDS encoding glycosyltransferase translates to MKVQGKKIIHVVQHLAPGGLETLTLDLLRLADPKDQVLIVSLEGQCDSSINNWPKLEQYRSQIVFLDKQPGVQFNVLLSLIKAFSNIKPDVVHTHHIGPLLYAGYAARLCSVPYRIHTEHDAWHLKNAKRRRLQAIALQFAKPMLVADAAKVYNQLCSAFSYKNITTIRNGIDCEKFRPTSKIASRRLFNLSANDFIVGCAGRLEEVKGQDQLIQALPLIPKRIKVAIAGDGSQREALEQLAKKLNVADRVMFLGLVEDMVSFYNSLDVFCLPSRSEGLPLSSLEAQACNIPTVAMDVGAVKETLCPVTGHLVKPDNVPHLAYSLFKTSQNHILENFSNPRRYVLENFNISDMVESYNKLSEERYV